ACCGCTTCCTGCAGCAAGTCTTCTCGGCTAACATGCCTGGCGGTCGGACAGGCAGTGGACCTCCGATGCCGGGCAGCTTCACCGGAATCCTTGGCTACGTGATAAACTTTGTGTTCCAGTACTGCTATTCGACGTTGTCGTCGATTGTCAGCACATTGCTTAGTCTGATGCGAACCGATGAAAGAAGTAAGTGTTACACTTTCAAATTGGTATCTTATCTCTTTTTTAACCACCCCAACCCTTCTTCTGGTTTTCTctcttttgtgtgtttttagttGTCACCGATCCTTTGGGAGATGTTATGAAATTTGTACAGACATACAACGAAAAGTATCCCAGACACCCGGTCTTCTATCAGGGCACCTATGCCCAGGCTTTGAATGATGCTAAAAATGAGCTGCGCTTTCTGTTGGTCTATCTGCACAAGGATGTTCCCAAGAGTGCCGATGTGCAGTCGTTCTGCAGTCAGACGTTGGCCGATCAGAGTGTCATCGATTATATTAATCGCAATGTCCTCCTGTGGGGTTGCGATGTGGCCACGCCGGAAGGCTATCGAGTTTCGCATTCGGTTCATGCTCGAATCTATCCCATGATGGTGCTGATTGGTCTGAGGAACCACAAAATGAACATCATGGGTCGTTTCGAGGGCGACTGCACTCCGGAGGAACTCGTGCGGCGACTGCAAACGGTGATATCTGGCAACGAGGTTTGGCTGAGCCAGGCACGTGCTGACCGTTTGGAGCGAAGTTTCACACAGTCCTTGCGTCAGCAACAGGATGAGGCCTACGAGAAGAGTTTGAAGGCCGACGAGGAGAAGGAACGAAGGCGACAGGAGCAATTAGAAGAGCTGCGAAAAGCACAAGAGGCTGAAGAGAATGAACGTAGAGCTGAAGAACGAAGAAAGGAGGTTAGGATACTTACGAATTGCTTTAagatgtttttcagttttttatatttttctcataGGAAATAGCGCAGCAAAAAATCGACCTTGCGGATCGTGTGC
This window of the Eupeodes corollae chromosome 3, idEupCoro1.1, whole genome shotgun sequence genome carries:
- the LOC129950979 gene encoding FAS-associated factor 2, whose product is MDGVDELSNEQTEKVLQFQDITGIDDMTVCRDILIRHQWDLEVAFQEQMNIREGRPSMYAASTELRAPNVVNDRFLQQVFSANMPGGRTGSGPPMPGSFTGILGYVINFVFQYCYSTLSSIVSTLLSLMRTDERIVTDPLGDVMKFVQTYNEKYPRHPVFYQGTYAQALNDAKNELRFLLVYLHKDVPKSADVQSFCSQTLADQSVIDYINRNVLLWGCDVATPEGYRVSHSVHARIYPMMVLIGLRNHKMNIMGRFEGDCTPEELVRRLQTVISGNEVWLSQARADRLERSFTQSLRQQQDEAYEKSLKADEEKERRRQEQLEELRKAQEAEENERRAEERRKEEIAQQKIDLADRVPCEPPPDSPNAVSVVFKLPNGARIERRFLSTDSLQDVYNYLFCHPSSPDEFEITTNFPKRVLYARDRVEHTKSLSEVGLKNREVLFVNDLDA